CCCGTCTGACGGATGAGTGAGCGGTGGGGCCAGGACGCCGTGCTCCCATCCCTCGTCCGCTTCCGGGTTCGACGTGGACCTACGTCCGCCAGGGGTACTCCGGTCTCCTGAGGTGCCAGTCCGTCTCGTTCTGGAAGGACATGCCGAAGTCGAGCGTAGCCTGATCGTCGAAGGGTGAGGCGACGATCTGTAGGCACAGCGGCATCCCGTCTGGATCGAAGCCACACGGGATGTTCAGGCCGGGGTGCCCCACCAGATTGGCGATGTAGTTGAGCCGCGGTGTGCCGACGTCGAAGTCGCTCGGGGGCTCCCATTCGTGACGGGCAGGAATCGGCCAGCCGTCGCTCACTTCCCGCAGGCCGGCTCCATTCGGCCAGGTCGGGGCGATGACCGCATCGTACCGTGAGAGGATCTCGTCGGATTCACGGGTGAGCTGGCTTCGAATCCGCTGTGCGGTCAGGTAGTCCGACGCGGACATCATCCGTCCGGCCATCCACCCGGCAGCCCGTTCCTCGTTGAACGAGAACATTCCGGCGGCGCTGCCGTCGGCGAAGAGTGGCTCGAAGATGGTTCCGCTCTCGACCGTCACGATCGTGGAGAATAGGGGGCCGGTCGGGTACAGGGGCAGATCGATGTCCTCCACGGTCACCCCCATCGACGCCCACACGTCGAGTGCTTCCTGGAAGACCTGACGGTTGTGGTCGGATTGCGTCAGCAGGAACTCGCGCCGGTGAACACCGAGCCGCCGGCCCCTCATTGATCCGGGATCGGCCCGGAACGCGAAGGGACGATCGCTCGACGAATTGTCGCGCGCATCAAAGCCGTTGATCTGCTCGAGGACGTATCCACAATCCTCCGCCGACCGACCCACCGGCCCGATCTTGTCCAGACTCCAGGAAAGCGGCATGCATCCGAATCGACTCACGCGGCTGAAGGTGGGCCGGAGTCCGGAGGCCCCGACCGAGGAGGCCGGGAAGACGATGGACCCGCCGGTCTCCGTCCCGATCCCGAAACCGATCAGTCCCGCGACCGCAGCCGCGACGGTACCGCTCGACGACCCGAAGCTGGTGCGATCCAGCTTCCATGGATTCAGTGCCGAGCTGGTGTTGCCCCCGGCGAACTCGCCGAGTGACATCTTCGCCATCAGGACCGCCCCGGACGCGGCCAACCGGTCGATGACCGCCGCGTTCCGCGTCGGAACACGGTCGTGGAAGATCCTCGATCCCCACGTCGTGCGGATGCCGTCGGTGTCGAGTAGATCCTTCACGCCGTAGGGAATCCCGTGGAGGATGCTGCGTCGCCGGCCTGCACGGAGTTCGTCGTCGGCACGCTCGGCGGCTTCGAGCGCGTGCTCACGCGCGATCGTCACCATGGTCGAGAGCATCCCGTCGTGATCGGAGCGGGGTTCGCTCGGAAGCTCGAAGGGAGGGGGGTCGAGCTCGTCGGCGCGGTCCAGAAAGTGTCGCGTCAACTCGACGGAGGTGATCTCACCCGAGGAGAGAAGGTCCGCCTGCTCCCGAATCGTCATGAAGTGAAT
Above is a window of Longimicrobiales bacterium DNA encoding:
- a CDS encoding amidase, translating into MQSTPIHFMTIREQADLLSSGEITSVELTRHFLDRADELDPPPFELPSEPRSDHDGMLSTMVTIAREHALEAAERADDELRAGRRRSILHGIPYGVKDLLDTDGIRTTWGSRIFHDRVPTRNAAVIDRLAASGAVLMAKMSLGEFAGGNTSSALNPWKLDRTSFGSSSGTVAAAVAGLIGFGIGTETGGSIVFPASSVGASGLRPTFSRVSRFGCMPLSWSLDKIGPVGRSAEDCGYVLEQINGFDARDNSSSDRPFAFRADPGSMRGRRLGVHRREFLLTQSDHNRQVFQEALDVWASMGVTVEDIDLPLYPTGPLFSTIVTVESGTIFEPLFADGSAAGMFSFNEERAAGWMAGRMMSASDYLTAQRIRSQLTRESDEILSRYDAVIAPTWPNGAGLREVSDGWPIPARHEWEPPSDFDVGTPRLNYIANLVGHPGLNIPCGFDPDGMPLCLQIVASPFDDQATLDFGMSFQNETDWHLRRPEYPWRT